From the Caldicellulosiruptoraceae bacterium PP1 genome, one window contains:
- a CDS encoding family 43 glycosylhydrolase encodes MSSEQIKYKNPLTVYKVADPFILKYNNKYYLYATSERGAGMSGGFEVWESPDLVNFEYKGFAYKSNEKSWGFDSFWAPEVLYYNGKFYLFYSAAGMIDGNKTLRICLAESNSPLGPFVDIKAPLFDFGYAAIDAHPFVDNGQVYLYYSRDCSENPTSDIYVVKLSKDLKNTIGEAKFLLTPSQSWEIGAKWNEGPFVVKHNNKYYLFYSANFYASPDYSVGYAVSNNPLGPFIKAKENPILKKNSFVTGPGHNSVVKSPDDREYFIVYHTQMIKEGTYLRQLAIDRLLFTKDGKVKVIGPTYTPQPLPSGSKVPKLASSDNFNSTKLDRSKWFIIGQNNISLTAKKGNLRIKTYQTNLQNIKNDNLDVSNIIIQYTNDLNFSIETSLSPLQKSYGDRAGLIIFQDYDNYIELVRIDGDKKTYIEFYYCLKGTIFSKKIEISNSSKNIALKIEKKANKYTSMYKSDNNKKWTNIAEYSGSNFDITRVGITAYSPMSTDSIYDFDYFNYTRIVK; translated from the coding sequence ATGAGTAGTGAACAAATAAAATATAAAAATCCTCTAACTGTTTATAAAGTAGCCGATCCATTTATTTTAAAATACAATAATAAATATTATTTATATGCCACATCAGAAAGAGGAGCTGGTATGTCAGGAGGATTTGAGGTTTGGGAATCGCCTGATTTAGTGAACTTCGAGTATAAGGGATTTGCATATAAATCAAATGAAAAATCTTGGGGTTTTGATTCTTTTTGGGCTCCAGAGGTTCTATACTATAATGGCAAGTTTTATTTGTTTTATAGTGCTGCTGGAATGATTGATGGTAATAAAACACTTAGAATTTGCCTTGCTGAATCTAATTCTCCATTAGGGCCATTTGTAGATATAAAAGCTCCACTTTTTGATTTTGGATATGCAGCTATTGATGCACATCCATTTGTTGATAATGGTCAAGTTTATTTATATTATTCAAGGGATTGTTCAGAAAATCCAACTAGTGATATTTATGTTGTTAAGTTATCAAAAGACTTAAAAAACACAATAGGAGAAGCTAAATTTTTACTTACACCTTCTCAAAGTTGGGAAATTGGTGCAAAATGGAACGAAGGTCCATTTGTCGTAAAACATAATAATAAATACTATCTATTTTATTCAGCAAATTTTTATGCCTCTCCTGACTATTCGGTTGGATATGCGGTTTCTAATAACCCATTAGGACCTTTTATAAAAGCTAAAGAAAATCCAATTTTAAAAAAGAATTCTTTTGTAACTGGCCCTGGCCATAATTCTGTTGTAAAAAGCCCAGATGATAGAGAATATTTTATAGTTTATCACACACAAATGATAAAAGAGGGGACATATTTAAGACAGTTAGCTATTGATAGACTGCTATTTACCAAGGATGGAAAAGTAAAGGTTATTGGACCAACTTATACACCTCAACCACTACCATCTGGTTCTAAAGTGCCTAAATTAGCATCAAGTGATAATTTTAATAGTACGAAACTTGATAGATCGAAATGGTTTATTATTGGACAAAATAATATTTCATTAACAGCAAAAAAAGGCAATTTGAGAATAAAGACATATCAAACTAATTTACAAAATATAAAAAATGATAATCTTGATGTATCGAATATTATCATACAATACACTAATGACCTTAATTTTTCAATAGAAACTTCGTTAAGCCCTTTGCAAAAAAGTTATGGTGATAGAGCAGGACTTATTATATTTCAAGACTATGATAACTATATAGAACTTGTTAGGATAGATGGTGATAAAAAAACATATATTGAATTCTATTATTGTTTAAAAGGTACAATATTTTCGAAGAAAATAGAAATATCTAACAGTTCAAAGAATATTGCCTTAAAAATTGAAAAGAAAGCTAATAAATACACATCAATGTATAAAAGTGATAATAATAAAAAGTGGACTAATATAGCAGAATATTCAGGAAGCAATTTTGACATTACTCGAGTTGGAATTACAGCATATTCTCCTATGTCAACAGATTCAATATATGACTTTGATTATTTCAATTATACTCGAATTGTAAAATAG
- a CDS encoding carbohydrate ABC transporter permease — protein sequence MSRSDLIKKIIITAIISILCIIWIVPLIWMLSTSLKPEYTVVKVPPEWIPHPFSLENYIYIFKDTYDAPIIRWFLNSLFVASVYTLLVVIVDSLAAYGYARLNFKGRELLFWLLMATYMIPPVMNLIPSYIVVYKFNWIDTYYPMIIPGLAGVFGVFLLRQFFKTIPKEYDESAYIDGASNFVIYKNIILPLSKPALVTLAVFSFMGNWNDFLWPLIVTNDTFMRTLPVGLSLFQGKYVIEFGKMMAGATVSALPAIILFLFTQRFFVRGITMSGLKG from the coding sequence ATGTCAAGATCAGATTTGATAAAAAAGATTATTATTACTGCAATTATTAGTATTTTGTGCATAATATGGATTGTTCCGTTAATTTGGATGTTATCAACATCTTTAAAACCTGAGTATACGGTTGTAAAGGTCCCACCTGAATGGATTCCACACCCGTTTTCACTCGAAAACTATATTTATATATTTAAGGATACTTATGATGCACCAATAATTAGATGGTTTTTAAATAGTTTGTTTGTAGCATCAGTTTATACATTATTGGTTGTAATAGTAGATTCTTTGGCAGCATATGGTTATGCAAGACTTAATTTCAAAGGGAGGGAACTTTTATTTTGGCTTCTTATGGCTACCTATATGATACCACCAGTTATGAATTTAATTCCTTCTTATATAGTTGTTTATAAATTTAACTGGATTGATACCTATTATCCAATGATTATACCAGGTCTTGCAGGCGTTTTTGGAGTTTTCTTACTCAGACAATTTTTTAAAACAATACCAAAAGAATATGATGAATCAGCATATATTGATGGAGCATCAAATTTTGTAATTTATAAGAATATTATTTTACCTTTATCAAAACCAGCACTAGTTACACTTGCAGTATTTTCGTTTATGGGGAATTGGAATGATTTCTTGTGGCCCTTAATTGTTACAAATGATACATTTATGAGAACTCTACCAGTTGGTTTATCACTTTTCCAAGGAAAATATGTTATAGAATTTGGAAAAATGATGGCAGGTGCAACTGTTTCAGCATTACCAGCAATAATTCTTTTCTTATTTACTCAAAGGTTTTTTGTAAGAGGTATTACAATGAGTGGATTAAAAGGATAA
- a CDS encoding carbohydrate ABC transporter permease: MKKILSKLTPVLFIGPHFILFLIFLIYPTFYGLYISFFKWDFMTEPKFVGFKNYMDLFNKETIDYSEFWSSLWHTIEFVIFSVPLLIAVAFILALLLNEKIPFKNFFRTIFYMPVALSVSTICLIWMWVFDSNAGILNYYFGIKTPWLSDLPYAWIALVIMTIWWTIGNNMVIFLAGLQDVPEEYYEASRIDGANWFQQLFHITLPSLKPTFLFITITSTIASFNLFGQPYIATRGGPGTATRTAVMYIRDVGFSQYRMGSAAAMAILMGLIMIVISIFQYRIMDRE; this comes from the coding sequence ATGAAAAAGATTTTATCAAAATTGACTCCTGTTTTATTTATAGGCCCTCATTTTATATTATTTTTAATATTCCTGATTTACCCTACTTTTTATGGCCTTTATATTAGTTTTTTTAAATGGGATTTTATGACTGAACCCAAATTTGTTGGGTTCAAAAACTATATGGATTTATTCAATAAAGAAACAATTGATTATTCAGAATTTTGGAGTTCATTATGGCATACAATTGAATTTGTAATATTTAGTGTCCCACTCTTAATAGCAGTAGCCTTTATATTAGCTTTGTTATTAAATGAAAAGATACCATTTAAAAATTTTTTCAGAACAATTTTTTATATGCCTGTTGCACTTTCAGTATCAACCATATGCTTGATATGGATGTGGGTATTTGATTCAAATGCAGGTATATTAAATTATTATTTTGGTATCAAAACCCCTTGGCTTTCAGATTTGCCATATGCATGGATAGCATTAGTTATTATGACTATTTGGTGGACTATTGGTAATAATATGGTTATTTTCCTTGCTGGTCTTCAAGATGTTCCCGAAGAATATTACGAAGCTTCAAGAATTGATGGTGCTAATTGGTTTCAACAGTTATTTCATATAACATTGCCTTCTCTAAAACCAACATTTTTATTTATAACAATAACTTCAACAATTGCTTCATTCAATCTTTTTGGTCAACCATATATTGCAACAAGGGGTGGTCCTGGGACAGCTACAAGAACTGCTGTAATGTACATAAGAGATGTAGGGTTTAGTCAATATAGAATGGGTTCAGCCGCGGCAATGGCAATTTTAATGGGCTTAATAATGATTGTAATATCAATCTTTCAATATAGAATAATGGACAGAGAATAA
- a CDS encoding ABC transporter substrate-binding protein — MKSSKRMIALFLVVVFAFTFAFAFHTNSAKAAGPIQLEFWNGFTGPDGKGIAKLVDIFNQKYQGKIQVKMQVMQWGAYYDKIVTAVVSGKAPDIGIMHLDSIAKYANKGILLPLDEFASKLKLSENDFIPVVWKAGIINGKRYGIPLDVHPLALYYNVDLLKQAGYDHPPANREEFLDLAKKCTKDTDGDGKIDQWGFAMPPGWPSSQIYWAYLHQFGGKAFDDYLKITKPLFNSKEGIEALQFLVDTIFKYKISPANIQQDGEVTLFKQGKLAMQLNGIWMIQGYKEQKGLNFMTAPVPQIGPKKATWAGSHNFVVFKKKDFNSKKDAIFKFIDFISRNSFEWAKAGQVPARNSVRFSKAFATLKEQYEIAKQADYIVFPPMSPISGDVMGPLGEAVNLAVLGKKTPKQALDEAAVKVEKIIKQNR, encoded by the coding sequence ATGAAAAGTTCTAAAAGAATGATTGCCTTATTTTTAGTGGTTGTGTTTGCTTTTACATTTGCTTTTGCGTTTCATACCAATTCAGCAAAAGCAGCAGGACCTATTCAGCTTGAATTTTGGAATGGTTTTACAGGGCCAGATGGTAAAGGTATTGCAAAGTTAGTAGATATCTTTAATCAAAAGTATCAAGGTAAAATACAAGTTAAGATGCAAGTTATGCAATGGGGAGCCTATTATGATAAAATTGTTACAGCAGTTGTTAGTGGAAAGGCTCCTGATATAGGAATAATGCACCTTGATTCAATAGCTAAATACGCAAACAAAGGTATATTGTTGCCTTTAGATGAATTTGCATCAAAACTAAAATTATCAGAGAATGACTTTATACCAGTTGTATGGAAAGCAGGAATAATTAATGGAAAAAGATATGGAATTCCACTTGATGTTCATCCTTTAGCATTATACTATAACGTCGATTTGTTAAAACAAGCTGGTTATGATCATCCTCCAGCAAATAGAGAAGAATTTCTTGATTTAGCTAAGAAATGCACAAAGGATACTGATGGTGATGGTAAAATAGATCAATGGGGATTTGCAATGCCTCCAGGATGGCCATCAAGCCAAATCTATTGGGCATATCTACATCAATTTGGTGGCAAAGCTTTTGATGATTATCTTAAAATTACAAAGCCATTGTTTAATAGTAAAGAAGGTATAGAAGCATTACAATTCTTAGTAGATACTATATTTAAATATAAGATATCTCCAGCAAATATCCAACAAGACGGTGAAGTTACCTTATTTAAACAAGGTAAATTAGCAATGCAACTAAATGGTATATGGATGATTCAAGGATACAAAGAACAAAAAGGTCTTAATTTTATGACAGCACCTGTACCACAAATTGGTCCTAAAAAAGCTACATGGGCAGGTTCACACAACTTTGTTGTATTTAAGAAAAAAGACTTTAATTCTAAAAAGGATGCTATATTTAAGTTTATAGACTTTATATCAAGAAACAGCTTTGAATGGGCAAAAGCAGGTCAAGTTCCAGCAAGAAATTCAGTTAGATTTAGTAAAGCATTTGCTACATTGAAAGAACAATATGAAATAGCTAAACAAGCTGATTATATTGTATTTCCACCAATGTCACCAATTTCTGGCGATGTTATGGGTCCGCTTGGTGAAGCAGTAAATCTTGCGGTATTAGGTAAAAAGACACCAAAACAAGCGTTAGATGAAGCTGCTGTAAAGGTTGAAAAAATAATAAAACAAAATAGGTAG
- a CDS encoding transcriptional regulator has translation MDYATVIIKKPKEIHNYYNFSIPVGQYIDFDVKPTCGLASTEKLIGMYDEPRYFADPEHIHASILWFTTGYVKYSIPNYLLASQEPDMLEIMLELGSEAPGSLIEWPSDITFYVNDINIGTFTSPGDFNDKKGFYTPEWWPENISQYGLLKRILVEDNGTFIDGRKVSNVNISDLNIKENRYITFTITVHEDSLHPGGVTIFGKGFGNYDTNIEVKLYYKQINK, from the coding sequence ATGGATTATGCAACTGTAATAATTAAAAAACCAAAAGAAATTCATAACTACTATAACTTTTCTATTCCGGTAGGGCAGTATATTGATTTTGATGTAAAACCTACCTGTGGTTTGGCATCGACCGAAAAATTAATCGGAATGTATGATGAGCCAAGATATTTTGCGGATCCAGAACATATTCATGCATCTATACTATGGTTTACAACAGGATATGTTAAATATTCAATACCAAATTATTTATTAGCAAGTCAAGAACCTGATATGTTAGAAATTATGCTTGAACTTGGATCAGAAGCACCTGGAAGCTTAATTGAATGGCCTTCTGATATTACATTTTATGTAAATGATATAAACATTGGTACTTTTACAAGCCCGGGTGATTTTAATGATAAAAAAGGTTTTTATACACCTGAATGGTGGCCAGAGAATATATCTCAGTATGGACTTTTGAAAAGGATTCTAGTTGAAGACAATGGAACATTTATAGATGGGAGAAAGGTATCAAATGTTAACATTTCAGATTTAAATATAAAAGAAAATAGATATATAACATTTACAATAACTGTTCATGAAGATTCTTTACATCCTGGTGGTGTTACTATATTTGGTAAAGGTTTTGGGAATTATGATACAAATATTGAAGTAAAATTATATTATAAACAGATAAATAAATAA
- a CDS encoding ArsR/SmtB family transcription factor: protein MEIFASQENIAFFEALASDVRLKIIEFLSDRSMNIKEIAENLGLSSAIVTMHINKLEKA from the coding sequence ATGGAAATATTTGCATCACAAGAGAATATAGCTTTTTTCGAGGCATTAGCTTCTGATGTTCGTTTAAAGATTATAGAATTTCTTTCGGATAGATCCATGAATATAAAAGAGATTGCTGAAAATCTTGGCTTATCTTCGGCAATAGTTACGATGCATATAAATAAATTGGAGAAAGCATGA
- a CDS encoding DsrE/DsrF/DrsH-like family protein — protein sequence MREDKKTIIVFSNDLDKVMASLVIATGAAAMGDEVTMFFTFWGLNVLRDAKKKAGGKSFLEKMFGMMMPKGVDKLPLSKLNFLGIGPRLMKYMMKKKNVNSLPQMLKEAQELGVKFIACSMSMDVMGIKKEELIDGVEIGGVATYLGEASEAGVNLFI from the coding sequence ATGAGAGAGGATAAAAAAACCATTATTGTTTTTAGCAATGATTTAGACAAGGTAATGGCATCTTTAGTTATAGCAACTGGTGCAGCAGCTATGGGTGACGAAGTAACTATGTTTTTTACATTTTGGGGATTAAATGTTTTAAGAGATGCCAAGAAAAAAGCAGGTGGAAAATCATTCTTGGAAAAGATGTTTGGAATGATGATGCCAAAAGGTGTTGACAAACTACCTTTATCAAAACTTAACTTTTTAGGTATTGGCCCAAGATTAATGAAATATATGATGAAGAAAAAGAATGTAAATTCATTACCTCAGATGCTTAAAGAGGCTCAAGAATTAGGTGTTAAGTTTATTGCATGCTCAATGTCAATGGATGTAATGGGTATTAAAAAAGAAGAACTTATTGATGGTGTTGAAATTGGTGGAGTTGCAACATACTTAGGAGAGGCCAGTGAAGCAGGGGTTAATTTGTTTATATGA
- a CDS encoding sulfurtransferase TusA family protein yields the protein MAEYFIDAKYLQCPGPITQLFKQMKEAQSGDVVVIEVTDMAFKRDVESWCKKTKNELISLEEVNGIIKAKIKKV from the coding sequence ATGGCTGAATATTTTATTGATGCTAAATATTTACAATGCCCAGGTCCAATAACACAACTTTTTAAACAAATGAAAGAGGCACAAAGTGGAGATGTAGTTGTAATTGAAGTAACTGATATGGCTTTTAAAAGAGATGTTGAGAGCTGGTGCAAAAAAACAAAAAATGAATTAATATCTCTTGAAGAAGTAAATGGAATAATAAAAGCAAAAATAAAAAAGGTTTAA
- a CDS encoding metal-sensitive transcriptional regulator: protein MLHNNQKEDVIMRLKTIKGHVEGILKMVEDDVDCEKVMLQISAIKKSIEKVGFLLIDSHASTCFEKENISKEEINKIINTLIKFLT from the coding sequence ATGCTTCATAATAATCAAAAAGAAGATGTGATTATGAGGCTTAAAACAATAAAAGGGCATGTTGAAGGAATATTAAAAATGGTAGAAGATGATGTAGATTGTGAGAAAGTTATGCTTCAGATTTCAGCAATAAAAAAATCAATAGAAAAGGTTGGGTTTTTATTAATTGATAGCCATGCATCAACATGCTTTGAAAAAGAGAATATCTCAAAAGAGGAGATAAATAAAATAATAAATACATTGATTAAATTTTTAACATAA
- a CDS encoding 4Fe-4S binding protein yields MRKAKLDKNVCDSSPFCPAARSCKFGAFKIERQGFFNVKIDIDESKCTGCGVCTAYCPHGAVSMKEEK; encoded by the coding sequence ATGAGAAAGGCAAAACTTGATAAAAACGTTTGTGATTCATCACCATTTTGCCCTGCTGCAAGATCATGTAAGTTTGGTGCTTTTAAAATTGAAAGGCAAGGATTTTTTAATGTAAAGATTGACATTGATGAATCAAAATGTACAGGCTGTGGTGTTTGTACAGCATATTGTCCTCATGGTGCAGTTTCTATGAAAGAGGAGAAGTAA
- a CDS encoding calcium-translocating P-type ATPase, SERCA-type has product MKQNINNFHSKNVENVLEDLKTSFYGLSLEEAEERIKVNGKNIIEQGRKKSLLVLFGEQFKNVMVLVLLVAAIISILLREVADAAIILAVLIINAIFGVAQEIKAEKAIAALKKLNMPYAKVYRDGRILHVKTDEIVVGDIIEIEAGDIVPADLRLIESFNLKIDESALTGESVPVEKDTNNKLEELIPLAERTNMAFMGTIVTYGRAKGVVVSTGMKTEIGKIANFVNLQSAITTKTPLHEKLEEIGKYLTIGILAIAFIVFVTGLFYRRDVFEMFLTAVSLSVAVIPEGLPAVVTIVLAIGVQRMAKRNAIIRRLSSIETIGRVEIICSDKTGTLTQNKMNVVKVYCNANLNNTLKNEDNSSKTLLQIMALCNDVKLNLVNKNPQFIGDPTEIALAKFAYEKGFNKNVIEKVYKRIDEVPFDSVRKMMTTVHTNKNGQKFQVFSKGALDVIINKCKFIMINDDILPLDENMVEKILQANKEMSSNALRVLAFAYKEIDKNQLDNKNAIEDSLIFIGLIGMIDPPRKEAYKAVDVCYQAGITPVMITGDHKDTAIAIAKELKIIDTNKDELSQVMTGTEIDKLEDQQLKEKVKEVRVYARVSPEHKLRIVDAWRSHNKIVAMTGDGVNDAPALKAADIGIGMGITGTDVTKNVSDVILADDNFATIIAAVEEGRKIYDNIRKTIQFLLSSNIGEVVTLFIATLLNWIVLYPIHILWVNLVTDTFPALALGMEKAEIDVMKRKSEKSSENIFAGGLGFSIIYQGILKGLITLLVFFIGQKLYNHKIAITMTFMTLSLIQLTHAYNARSNNNSLFKMGVFSNKYLNLAFIASILLQVAVLLIPALRELFKLEYLNISQWTIIILASISIIPIVEVVKFFTRHFYNK; this is encoded by the coding sequence TTGAAACAAAATATTAATAATTTTCATTCAAAAAATGTAGAGAATGTTTTAGAAGATTTAAAAACCAGTTTTTATGGACTTTCCTTAGAAGAAGCAGAAGAAAGAATCAAGGTAAATGGAAAAAATATAATTGAACAAGGAAGAAAGAAATCCTTATTAGTACTTTTTGGCGAACAATTTAAAAATGTTATGGTACTTGTACTATTGGTTGCTGCCATAATCTCAATTCTTCTCAGAGAAGTAGCAGATGCTGCAATCATCTTAGCAGTTTTAATCATCAACGCAATTTTTGGAGTAGCCCAAGAGATAAAAGCTGAAAAAGCCATTGCTGCATTAAAAAAACTTAATATGCCATATGCAAAAGTTTATAGAGATGGACGCATATTACATGTTAAAACAGATGAAATAGTAGTTGGTGATATAATCGAGATTGAAGCAGGCGATATTGTTCCGGCAGACTTGAGACTAATTGAAAGCTTCAACCTTAAAATTGATGAGTCGGCTCTAACTGGAGAATCAGTTCCTGTTGAAAAAGATACAAATAATAAGCTTGAGGAATTAATCCCTCTTGCAGAAAGAACAAATATGGCTTTCATGGGAACAATTGTAACATATGGCCGAGCAAAAGGTGTAGTTGTTTCAACAGGCATGAAAACAGAGATAGGAAAAATAGCAAACTTTGTTAACCTTCAATCTGCAATTACTACCAAAACTCCTCTTCACGAAAAATTGGAAGAAATAGGTAAATATCTTACTATTGGGATTCTGGCAATTGCATTTATTGTGTTTGTAACAGGGCTTTTTTACCGTCGAGATGTATTTGAGATGTTTTTGACTGCTGTTTCATTGTCTGTTGCTGTAATCCCAGAGGGACTTCCTGCAGTTGTTACGATTGTTTTAGCAATTGGTGTTCAAAGAATGGCAAAACGAAACGCCATAATAAGAAGACTATCTTCGATAGAAACAATAGGAAGAGTTGAAATTATTTGTTCAGATAAAACTGGGACACTTACTCAAAACAAGATGAATGTTGTAAAAGTTTATTGTAACGCTAATTTAAACAATACTCTTAAAAATGAAGATAATTCATCAAAAACTTTACTTCAGATAATGGCACTTTGTAATGACGTTAAATTAAATTTAGTTAACAAAAATCCTCAGTTTATAGGTGATCCTACAGAAATTGCCTTGGCAAAATTTGCATACGAGAAAGGATTTAATAAGAACGTAATTGAAAAGGTTTATAAGAGAATAGATGAAGTACCTTTTGATTCTGTCAGGAAAATGATGACAACAGTGCATACAAACAAAAATGGCCAAAAATTTCAGGTTTTTTCAAAAGGTGCTTTGGACGTGATAATCAATAAATGCAAGTTTATAATGATAAACGATGATATCCTTCCTCTTGATGAAAATATGGTTGAAAAAATTCTCCAAGCAAACAAAGAAATGTCTTCCAATGCACTTAGAGTTTTAGCTTTTGCCTATAAAGAAATTGATAAAAACCAATTAGACAATAAAAATGCTATTGAAGACAGCCTCATCTTTATAGGACTTATTGGAATGATTGACCCTCCAAGAAAAGAAGCTTATAAAGCTGTTGATGTTTGTTACCAAGCAGGGATAACACCTGTGATGATAACAGGAGACCATAAAGACACAGCAATCGCAATTGCTAAGGAATTAAAAATAATTGATACCAACAAAGATGAACTTTCGCAAGTTATGACAGGTACCGAAATTGACAAATTAGAAGACCAGCAACTAAAGGAAAAAGTAAAAGAAGTAAGGGTATATGCAAGAGTCTCTCCTGAGCACAAATTAAGAATTGTAGACGCTTGGAGAAGTCACAACAAAATAGTTGCTATGACAGGTGATGGAGTTAATGATGCACCTGCTCTGAAAGCTGCCGACATTGGAATTGGTATGGGCATAACCGGAACCGATGTGACAAAAAATGTATCTGATGTTATTTTAGCAGATGATAACTTTGCTACAATTATTGCAGCTGTTGAGGAAGGAAGAAAGATTTATGATAATATTCGAAAAACTATACAGTTTTTGCTTTCTTCAAACATTGGAGAAGTTGTAACATTATTCATTGCGACACTTTTAAACTGGATAGTATTGTATCCAATTCATATACTGTGGGTAAATCTTGTGACAGACACTTTTCCTGCTTTGGCACTTGGCATGGAAAAAGCAGAAATCGATGTAATGAAGAGAAAGTCTGAAAAATCTTCTGAAAATATTTTTGCTGGAGGTCTTGGCTTTTCGATTATCTATCAGGGCATTTTAAAAGGATTGATAACATTGCTGGTATTCTTTATTGGACAAAAACTATATAACCATAAAATTGCAATTACCATGACTTTCATGACACTAAGCTTAATACAGCTTACACATGCATACAATGCACGTTCAAACAATAACTCGTTATTCAAAATGGGTGTATTTTCAAACAAATATTTAAATCTTGCTTTTATAGCTTCGATATTGCTTCAGGTTGCAGTACTATTAATTCCTGCGTTAAGGGAGCTATTTAAGCTGGAATACCTTAATATTTCACAGTGGACAATTATAATTTTGGCTTCAATTTCAATAATACCTATTGTGGAAGTTGTAAAGTTTTTTACACGTCACTTTTACAACAAGTAA
- a CDS encoding S1C family serine protease produces the protein MKRFFKVISIVLILAFCLSSISFAQSQLITDTKEIEGKTYVEINNLSQILEFNYTKNENGIVVSSKTLSVKEIIDKVNKSVVAIIGDSKKIKADDFYYSKIPAGLMHGSGVVIDKNGLILTNNHVVEDMKEPYVIFYDAKAYKGTVLYRNKDIDLAIVKVNRSNLTPIEIEDPKNIDVGDDVLAIGTPLSIAWRNSVSKGIISGLNRPVDETYTYIQTDASINPGNSGGPLVNMQGKLVGINTLGIAYWQGINFAIPAENVLYFIDHFKKYGKLKRCYLGLEFEDSWLSYVGLPSTLGLKIVDVKSDSPLKGFVQENDILISINNISINSVAEYNETLKKFLPGDKVLVKIKRQDKTQDKIQDKILEKTVTLKEYQESK, from the coding sequence ATGAAGAGGTTTTTTAAAGTTATATCAATTGTATTAATTTTAGCATTTTGCTTATCTTCAATTTCATTTGCTCAATCACAACTTATTACTGATACCAAGGAGATTGAGGGTAAAACCTATGTTGAGATTAATAACTTAAGTCAAATTCTTGAATTTAATTACACAAAAAATGAAAATGGTATTGTGGTTTCCTCAAAAACACTTTCTGTAAAAGAGATAATTGATAAGGTTAATAAATCTGTAGTAGCTATAATTGGTGATAGTAAAAAGATTAAAGCTGATGATTTCTATTATAGTAAAATTCCAGCAGGTCTTATGCATGGCTCTGGTGTTGTAATTGATAAAAATGGACTTATTCTTACAAATAACCATGTTGTTGAGGATATGAAAGAGCCATATGTAATCTTTTATGATGCAAAAGCATATAAAGGAACAGTCCTTTATAGGAATAAAGACATCGACCTCGCTATTGTAAAGGTTAATAGATCAAACTTAACACCTATTGAAATTGAAGACCCAAAAAATATAGATGTTGGTGATGATGTTCTTGCAATTGGGACTCCTTTATCTATTGCTTGGAGAAATAGCGTATCAAAAGGTATTATAAGTGGGCTTAATAGGCCGGTTGATGAGACATATACCTATATCCAAACAGATGCAAGTATAAACCCTGGAAATAGTGGGGGACCACTTGTTAATATGCAAGGAAAACTGGTTGGTATAAATACACTTGGTATTGCCTATTGGCAAGGTATTAATTTTGCAATCCCAGCTGAAAATGTTTTGTACTTTATTGATCATTTTAAGAAATATGGCAAACTAAAAAGATGCTATTTGGGTTTAGAATTTGAAGATAGTTGGCTATCTTATGTCGGACTTCCTTCCACTCTTGGATTAAAAATTGTTGATGTGAAATCTGATAGCCCATTAAAAGGATTTGTACAAGAAAATGATATCTTAATATCTATAAATAATATCTCAATAAATTCAGTTGCAGAATATAATGAAACATTAAAGAAGTTTTTACCTGGTGATAAGGTTTTGGTAAAAATCAAAAGGCAAGATAAGACACAAGATAAAATACAAGATAAGATATTAGAAAAAACAGTAACACTTAAAGAATATCAAGAAAGCAAATAA